From one Bos javanicus breed banteng chromosome 15, ARS-OSU_banteng_1.0, whole genome shotgun sequence genomic stretch:
- the LOC133261073 gene encoding olfactory receptor 5F1-like: MARKNYTSLTEFILLGLADTLELQVILFCLFSMIYMLTVVGNVGMILLIRMDSRLHTPMYFFLANLSFVDVCYSSTITPKMLVDLLSEKKTISFAGCFLQMYFFIAFATIECILFGLMAHDRYVAICNPLLYSLIMSRMVCLKMAAGAFTAGLLNSVVHTGYVSSLSFCSSNVIHHFFCDSPPIFKLSCSDTHLYESIFSTFAGMNMVGALLVILTSYCYILFSIFHMHSREGRCKAFSTCVSHLTAIILFYSTSIYTYLRPTSSYSLNQDKVASVFYTVVIPMLNPLIYSLRNKEVKRALWNAITRKMVPLFLGLLP, translated from the coding sequence ATGGCCAGAAAAAATTATACTTCATtgacagagttcattctgttgggattagcagacacacTGGAGCTACAGGTTATcctcttttgccttttttctatGATTTATATGCTTACAGTTGTGGGGAATGTTGGGATGATCCTCTTAATCAGAATGGATTCCCGACTTCACAcacccatgtatttcttcctggctAACCTGTCGTTTGTGGATGTTTGTTATTCATCTACCATCACCCCAAAGATGCTGGTAGATCTATTATCAGAGAAGAAAACCATCTCCTTTGCTGGCTGCTTTCTGCAGATGTACTTCTTTATAGCCTTTGCTACAATTGAATGCATCCTTTTTGGGTTAATGGCccatgaccgctatgtggccatatGCAACCCTCTCCTTTACTCCTTGATCATGTCCAGGATGGTCTGCCTAAAAATGGCAGCAGGGGCTTTTACAGCAGGACTGTTGAACTCTGTGGTTCACACAGGTTATGTGAGCAGCTTGTCATTCTGCAGTTCCAACGTCATCcatcacttcttctgtgacaGTCCTCCAATTTTTAAGCTCTCCTGTTCTGACACACACCTGTACGAAAGCATCTTCTCCACATTCGCTGGTATGAATATGGTTGGGGCTCTGCTGGTGATTCTCACCTCCTACTGCtacattctcttctccatcttccaTATGCATTCAAGGGAGGGGAGGTGCAAAGCATTCTCCACATGTGTGTCTCACCTGACAGCCATCATCCTGTTCTATTCCACCTCCATCTACACTTACCTGAGACCTACTTCCAGCTACTCTTTGAATCAGGACAAAGTGGCTTCTGTGTTCTACACAGTGGTGATCCCCATGTTGAATCCTCTGATCTACAGCCTCAGGAATAAGGAAGTAAAGAGGGCTTTATGGAATGCGATTACTAGGAAAATGGTCCCTTTATTTCTAGGATTGTTGCCTTAA
- the LOC133261074 gene encoding olfactory receptor 10AG1-like codes for MGSRGQNPPQWNQTTLVDFILLGFSDIPDLQGFLFGVFLIMYMIILMGNSLIIIITKMDPSLQTPMYFFLGNFSSLEICYVSVTVPRLLIDLCSQSRNISFLACAAQMYFFLVFGATECLLLTSMAYDRYVAICNPLLYPLLMNSRLCIQLAAGCWVSGVPVHIVLTYQIFSLPFCGSNQLNHFFCDIPPVLKLACGDTLITETLVYVIAVLVVTVPFMLILGSYVRIIETILKLPSATGRAKAFSTCSSHLMVVALFFGSGLITYLRPKSSHSKGMDKFLSLFYTIVTPMFNPMIYCLRNKEVMVALRKFLLK; via the coding sequence ATGGGATCCAGAGGACAAAATCCCCCACAGTGGAACCAGACTACATTGGTGGATTTCATCTTGCTTGGCTTCTCTGATATTCCCGACCTACAAGgatttctttttggggtgtttttgATCATGTATATGATTATTCTGATGGGAAATAGTCTCATTATCATAATAACCAAGATGGATCCTTCCCTCCAGActcccatgtactttttcctagGGAATTTTTCTTCCTTGGAAATATGTTATGTATCAGTCACTGTCCCAAGGTTATTAATAGATCTTTGCagtcaaagcagaaatatatCCTTTCTGGCCTGTGCTGctcaaatgtatttctttctggtGTTTGGAGCCACTGAGTGCCTTCTTCTGACTTCAATGGCTTATGACAGGTATGTCGCCATTTGCAACCCACTGCTGTACCCTCTCCTCATGAACAGTAGGTTGTGTATCCAACTGGCCGCTGGCTGTTGGGTCAGTGGAGTTCCAGTGCATATAGTGTTAACCTACCAGATCTTCTCTCTACCCTTCTGTGGCTCTAACCAGTTGAatcacttcttctgtgacatACCTCCAGTGCTTAAGCTTGCCTGTGGGGACACCCTTATAACTGAGACATTAGTTTATGTAATTGCTGTTCTAGTTGTCACTGTTCCTTTTATGTTGATTCTTGGATCTTACGTGAGAATAATTGAGACCATCTTGAAGCTGCCTTCAGCCACTGGGCGAGCcaaggccttctccacctgctcctcccaTCTCATGGTTGTGGCTTTATTCTTTGGATCAGGACTCATTACATATTTAAGACCAAAGTCCAGTCATTCTAAAGGAATGgacaaatttctctctcttttttataccATTGTCACACCAATGTTTAACCCCATGATATATTGTCTGAGAAATAAAGAGGTTATGGTAGCACTGAGAAAATTTTTACTGAAATGA